TTATTGAAGCCGTCTTTATTGAATCCATCTTTGTTAAATCCGCCTTTATTAAACCCGTCTTTGTTAAGACCATCTTTATTAAAGCCGTCTTTGTTAAAGCCGTCTTTGTTAAAGCCGTCTTTGTTAAAGCCGTCTTTGTTAAAGCCGTCTTTGTTAAAGCCGTCTTTGTTGAAGCCATCTTTGTTGAAGCCGTCTTTATTGAATCCATCTTTGTTGAATCCATCTTTATTAAAGCCGTCTTTATTGAATCCATCTTTGTTGAAGCCATCTTTGTTGAAGCCGTCTTTATTGAATCCGTCTTTGTTAAAGCCATCTTTGTTGAATCCATCTTTGTTAAAGCCGTCTTTGTTAAATCCGTCTTTTGAAATATTTGGCTCAACAGTTTTTATTTCAACAGTATCTAGGTTTTCTTTTTCAGAAAAATCAAAAGCACTTGTATCTATTTTTATTGTTTGATTTGAATCATTTATATTAAGTGCTATTTTAGTATTAACTTCACTGTTAATGATTGTTTGTTTATCTTCAGCAACAAAACTTTCGTCTTCTCGTCTTTTTCTGCCTAAAACATTAATATCAGAAATATTTGTAGTTGAAGTCGTTCTTTGACTACTAGGAACAGAATTGCTAGAGGATAACCGAATATTAGAAGTACCAGTTGGCGGAGGAGTAAATCCACCTAATCCACCAGTTGAAATTCCCGATAAAGCACTTAAAGCCGTTGCAATTATTCCTGGAACCGCAACACCAACTATTGCTTCCGTAACACTATCTGGTCCTGGAATATTACCAATTGCCCCGACTCCACCAGTCTCTTGTGCCTGTTTATTAAGATTAGAAAAATCTTCATTATTAGAAGTTGTATAGTTAGGAGTTACGTGAACCTGCCCCATCCCTCTACCACCAGATTGAGCATTTGTAGACCAAGTTTTCGGATCAGAATCAATAATAGTATAAGTTCCTTCAGGTAAAATAATTTTAGGGCTAACTTCCCAATTAGCATTTGAAATACCACCCATGCCTGGTGTACCTTGCGCTTGCCACGGGCCATAAATTTTCCCATTTTGATCCTTAAGAGAAATAGTTCCAGGCGTTGCACCTTTACCATTATTCCAATGATAATTTCTAATATATGTCAATAAGTGTGGTTTATCAATTTTAAATATATTTGGTGCTGTTGGTCCATTTGAAACTCCTGCGGTATTGTCAGTATTTAGTATAACAATACCTTTATCTTTAGGTTCACCAATTAACACTTTATCTTTATATTCAGTATTAGAAGAAGATTGATTTTGCTTTTTATTTAAGTTGCTATCTTCACTTATTTTAGGAGCAGCTTGTTTTAATAAACCGTTTTTTTCCAATCCATCTAATAATTTCTGCGCTAATATTTTAGCAGTTTGCATATCAGCACTGGCAGAATTGCCAGATTCATATATTTCAACTGTAATTAAATAATCCGGTAATTGAACCGTCAATCCAATACCATTACTCATACTATATTCGCGGACTTCTCCACCTTTTAATGGTGTTGTTTTTACACCTGTTTGTCCAGCAACATCTACTACTCTAGTGAGCAAAGCTTTCATACCATTGCTATCAACAGGACCAACAACACTTAGTGCACCAATACCACTACCATATTTACCAGAAGCCATATGCATTTGGATATTAAGTCCAGTCACATCTTCTGTTCCGAAATCGTAAGCAGGTGTAACCAAATTATTTGAAACATCGGTCACTACATCACCAATTCCAGCCGCAAAAGCTGTAGGAACTAATAATATAAAATATAGTATTAGTGCAATACTTGTTTTGAATTTTCTTAATATTTTTATCATAATTGCCACCTCCAGTAATTAAGGTAAAATGCTAATAACTAGCATCCAGCCAGTAGAAAATATAAATGATAGTAATGTTGGTAAAATGATATTTTTAAAACCTTTTGCTCCATTCTTGGAAAGTTCGATTCCAGCCGCAGAACTTGCATTCATAATCGCGGCACTAGCAAAAGGCATTATTGAGTCCCAACCCAAGATAATTGAAGCTAATACCGCTAAAATAGTGAAAGGTATCATAAACATCATTCCATTTTTAACTGCTTCATAAGGAATCATGATTTTATCATCAAAAAAAATATCTTTATTTATTTTTAAAAAGATGTAGATCATTAATTTTATAAATAAAAATGCAAATATTAATGAAAATATTATTGAAGAAAATAATGAAATAATATTAAATTCTTCTTTACTTATTCCAACTAAAAACCCAAAGGTAAAAAAACATAGATAAGATTCAATGTAATTTATTTTTTTCAGTGAAGAGTTGTTTTTATATCCTAAATTCATAATTATTCACCTCAATCTATTATTCTGCAAAAAAACTAAGTAATGACCATCCTAAAAGTAAAATTGCACCACATAATGTAGAAACAGCAATGCTAAAAGGAACTTTTCCACCAGACATTTGTCGTATTGTCATTATAGTTGGACGAAGTGCCCATAATAATCCAGTAACACCAAACGCAACAGCAGTTTTCCAACCTAATGTTAAAGAAAAAATCAAACCAATTACTGAGTATATCAAAGTTGCAGAATAACCAAGTGCAAAGGTAGAAATAGCCCATTTAATACTGTATTTTTCCTCTCCGCCTTGCGATAAAGCCCATACTAAAATAGCCAGTAAAGTAATACCAACTGTACCATAAATAAAGCCTAATATTGTTATTACAATTAAAAGCGTTTCATCAATTTTTCCTACTCGATACATATCTAATGCAGTTTGTAAGAAAAATAATGAAAATGCTAATCCTGAGATCATTAGGCTGAACGGCCAGGGAACTTTAGCCATTTGAAATTTAACAACCTCACCAGGATTTATAATCATTTTTGTAGCAATTTTCCATAATGGTAAATTTTCATTAGTCATAACACTCATTTCTAAACCTTCTTTCATATATAAATAAGATAAAAAAACAGTTATTAATTAAGCTTAATAACTGTTTTTTATCTTATTTATCTTATTTATAAAAAGACACTTGTATATTTACATTTTACATTATAAATATACAAGTGTAAACACAACAACGTTTTTAAGTAAAAAAGATATAAAATAGTACAATGTACCATTTTATATCTTTTAAATTAAAATTATTCTGCTACTTGTGCTTCTTTTTCTGTGGCTGCTTTTAGTAAGTCTTTTCTAGAAAGATTTACTCTGCCTTGACGATCCACTTCCGTAACTTTCACCATAATTTCATCGCCAACACTCACTACATCTTCAACTTTTTCTACTCGTTCCAGTGCTAATTGTGAAATATGCACAAGACCTTCTTTGCCTGGTAAAATTTCAACAAAAGCTCCAAAAGCCATTAAGCGAGTAACCTTACCATTATATACTCCGCCGATTTCAACTTCGCGAACTAATGATTCAATAATATTAACAGCTTTATTCCCAGCTTCAACATCTACTGCAGCAATAAAGACATTACCATCATCTTGAATATCAATACTAACGCCAGTTTCATCAATAATTTTTTTAATAATTTTCCCTCCAGGACCAATTACATCTCTGATTTTATCAGG
This region of Negativicutes bacterium genomic DNA includes:
- a CDS encoding pentapeptide repeat-containing protein, producing the protein MEAVFIESIFVKSAFIKPVFVKTIFIKAVFVKAVFVKAVFVKAVFVKAVFVKAVFVEAIFVEAVFIESIFVESIFIKAVFIESIFVEAIFVEAVFIESVFVKAIFVESIFVKAVFVKSVF